One part of the Anguilla anguilla isolate fAngAng1 chromosome 11, fAngAng1.pri, whole genome shotgun sequence genome encodes these proteins:
- the LOC118208059 gene encoding hemicentin-1-like: MSKARMKPHDTFLCFPIYATALVFFCVQKAAQSSPAVRLTANPPWPDVFPGETITLTCQVIESEGWIFLWTRHRQGDLTYLPASSSNGSVSVLVLSAVDERQSGMYQCEAVKGHERAFSNLHPITVSADRPQAVIVTDPPAKVMFTGEAVSLACDIRKGSGWRYSWSRNTQGRLESLYARATESQQKHILHSVRESDSGEYLCQGERGQNPVIQSFPGTLVLNVSGEKPWPVITQNPPSGEIYTGERVTLSCGFGGDPADWEYLWYKDILRHTLPNIDSSRTDGSSFTISSAALAHSGEYRCRAARGRKPSYSDYSDPLTLEISVLPQTHLTVQSGWTEVFLTETVTLRCVIQGSSTEWMYKWDRDGRELPADKADSSIVNGDTYTILSADQSHAGLYTCRGELTRRASVHSLIGSSAALTIRALPQAVVSLDEGWMGVFITKGTLAMRCELQGFTSADWNYTWYRDGTQISLNHTGGRHTVGFWDSSSDGEYRCSGNRTDRPYYSLISEGFMPSHIIYRAVENVVRICVGVAVLLFLSIIVNPAFWRWVSRRKVVHSGEELADQTDHT; this comes from the exons ATGCAACAGcactggtgtttttttgtgttcagaaaG ctgcacagtcaaGTCCTGCTGTTCGTCTGACTGCTAATCCTCCATGGCCAGATGTGTTCCCAGGAGAGACAATTACTCTCACCTGTCAGGTTATTGAATCTGAGGGATGGATATTTCTGTGGAccagacacagacagggggaTCTAACATATCTTCCAGCCTCCAGTAGTAatggctctgtgtctgtgttggtccTGAGTGCTGTGGACGAGAGACAGAGCGGAATGTATCAGTGTGAAGCTGTAAAAGGACATGAGCGAGCTTTCAGTAACCTCCATCCCATAACAGTCTCTG CTGATCGTCCTCAGGCTGTCATAGTCACAGATCCCCCAGCCAAAGTGATGTTCACAGGAGAAGCTGTTAGCTTAGCTTGTGACATCAGGAAAGGGTCTGGCTGGAGATATTCATGGAGCAGAAACACCCAGGGAAGATTAGAGAGCCTCTATGCCCGTGCAACTGAAAGCCAACAAAAGCACATCCTGCACTCAGTAAGAGAGTCAGACAGTGGAGAGTACCTGTGTCAGGGTGAACGAGGACAAAACCCTGTGATCCAGTCTTTCCCAGGAACACTTGTGTTAAATGTGTCTG GTGAAAAGCCTTGGCCTgttattacccagaatccccccaGTGGAGAAAtttacacaggagagagagtcaccCTGAGCTGTGGGTTTGGGGGAGATCCTGCTGACTGGGAGTATCTCTGGTACAAAGACATACTGAGACACACTTTGCCCAACATtgacagcagcaggactgaTGGGTCCAGTTTCACTatcagctctgctgctctggcccacAGTGGAGAGTACCGCTGTAGAGCTGCAAGAGGAAGAAAACCTTCTTACTCAGACTACAGTGATCCTCTGACTTTAGAAATATCTG TATTACCTCAAACACATCTGACCGTGCagtctggatggacagag gTCTTCCTcactgaaacagtgactctgaggtGTGTAATTCAGGGCAGCTCTACAGAGTGGATGTATAAATGGGACAGAGATGGACGGGAGCTTCCTGCAGACAAAGCTGACTCCAGCATTGTAAATGGAGATacatacacaatcctctctgctgatcagtcacatgctggactgtacacctgcagaggagaacttacaaggagagcatctgtacactctctgattggcagctctgcCGCATTGACTATACGag CTTTGCCTCAGGCGGTAGTGAGCTTGGATGAAGGATGGATGGGGGTCTTCATCACTAAAGGCACTCTAGCAATGAGGTGTGAGCTTCAGGGCTTTACTTCTGCTGACTGGAACTACACGTGGTACAGAGACGGAACGCAGATCTCACTAAATCATACTGGAGGGAGGCACACAGTAGGATTCTGGGATAGCTCCTCTGATGGTGAATATAGATGTAGTgggaacaggacagacagaccatACTACTCCCTCATCAGTGAAGGCTTCATGCCGAGCCATATCA TTTACCGCGCTGTGGAGAATGTGGTTCGGATCTGTGTGGGCGTGGCAGTCCTCCTCTTTCTGTCAATCATTGTGAATCCAGCCTTCTGGAGATGGGTATCACGCCGGAAAGTGGTGCACAGTGGGGAGGAACTGGCTGACCAAACTGACCATACCTGA